One Vespula pensylvanica isolate Volc-1 chromosome 3, ASM1446617v1, whole genome shotgun sequence DNA window includes the following coding sequences:
- the LOC122627895 gene encoding translation initiation factor eIF-2B subunit beta — translation MIVNDINERVLKLIKDIHYGNIKGAYNIVIASVSVLKDIISYSEWNTAKELMDIITKNGKYLIESVPLEASIGNMVRRILLIIREEYRSELKNRTEETDPQESLHKILTAERDQDTDYDIVVPTLKSALIEHINEFEVELETCSENITQQASEHIHSNEIIMTIGKSNLVEKFFMKAAATRAFEVIVAEGGPSLSGHEMAVNLAKAKIKTTLISDVAIFAMMSRVNKVIIGTHTVMANGGLRAISGSHPVAQAAKHYSVPVMVLLPLYKLSPLYLCSHEQHGFNQHISPTQGVLDGANEPLMERIHAYNPMFDYVPADLVTLFISNTGGNAPSYIYRLLSELYHPDDYEL, via the exons atgatcgttaacgatattaatgaacgtgtattaaaattaataaaggaTATTCATTACgg AAATATCAAAGGAGCATACAATATTGTTATTGCTAGTGTTTCTGttttgaaagatattattagTTATTCGGAATGGAATACTGCAAA AGAACTAATGgatattattacaaagaatggaaaatatttgatcgaaTCAGTTCCACTTGAAGCTTCCATTGGAAATATGGTAAGACGTATATTGCTGATAATTAGGGAAGAATATAGATCGGAGCTTAAGAATAGAACGGAAGAAACAGATCCTCAGGAATCATTACATAAAATTCTTACGGCTGAACGTGATCAAGACACTGATTATGATATTGTTGTACCTACTCTTAAATCAGCTCTCATCGaacatataaatgaatttgaGGTGGAATTAGAAACATG tTCAGAAAATATTACACAGCAAGCTTCAGAACACATTCAttctaatgaaattataatgacTATTGGTAAATCTAATTTAGTTGAAAAGTTTTTTATGAAAGCTGCTGCAACAAGAGCTTTTGAAGTTATAGTGGCCGAAGGAGGACCGTCTTTaagt GGTCATGAAATGGCAGTTAACCTCGCAAAAGCTAAAATTAAAACTACTTTAATATCAGACGTAGCAATTTTTGCAATGATGTCACGTGTAAATAAAGTAATCATCGGTACTCATACAGTCATGGCTAATGGAGGATTAAGAGCAATATCTGGTTCGCATCCAGTTGCACAGGCTGCAAAACATTATTCCGTTCCTGTAATGGTGTTACTACCTTTGTACAAACTTTCACCACTTTATTTATGCTCACACGAGCAACATGGATTTAATCAACATATTTCTCCCACGCAAGGTGTATTAGATGGTGCTAATGAACCTCTCATGGAAAGAATTCATGCTTATAATCCAATGTTTGATTATGTACCTGCTGATCTTGTCACATTATTTATCTCCAATAC AGGTGGAAATGCACcatcatatatttatagattactTAGCGAGCTTTATCACCCAGATgattatgaattataa